The Melospiza georgiana isolate bMelGeo1 chromosome 19, bMelGeo1.pri, whole genome shotgun sequence genome segment CAGCGGCGCTCCCTGCCCATCTCCGGGGCCCGCGGGCCGCTGCTGGCCCGGCTCCGCCGCCTCGACACCGCCGTGCTCATCGGTGAGTGCCGGGAACAGGGCCCCCGgctgggaaagctgcccagAAACGGGCTGGGTGTAAATCTGAAGTGTGGTGAGCCGGCAATGACCGCTGTGCTTTGGCAGCCGGGGTTTCTGTGGAGCAGGTTAAAGGATTTCCCTCCTTTCGCTGTCTGCTTGAGTTCAGTCAAAGCTAGGTGGCTAAACTCTCCTCTTCTGAAGACTCTCTTCACTTACGTTTTCActgattttattgttttatggaGCAGGTTAAAGGATTTCCCTCCTTTCGCTGTCTGCCTGAGTTCAGTCAAAGCTAAGTGGCCAAACTCTCCTTTTCTGAAGACTCTCCTCGCTTACATTTTCCCCTGATTTTATTATGCTTTCACTGATTTGGttatatttttctgttctgcaaACGAAAAAGCTTTTTGTTAGACTTTTCAGGAGCTGAAGATATACAACTTCCCACCTAGTAAAGACACAGCATTTATTGTAATTAAGTGAAAAATGCTTAGTGTGTCACTCCTGTTAGTGTCACAGCACAGACACTTCCCCTGCAGAGAGGCTGGAGTGGGTTTGTGAACCAGAGTgtggctggagctctgcagaggtgGGCGAGGAGGGCGTTGGGTGCTATCTCTGACCTGCCACTGCTTTGTGGTGGGACTTTCCCTCTCTGTCTTCAGCTTCCCCGTCCTCAAACAGGGCTAAAAGTTACCATAAAAAACCCAGTTTGACAATGCTATAAAAGTGTGGGGACATACTCCATTCCCTTGATATTCCCTAGGAGAAACAGGCTCGGGGAAGACCACCCAGCTGCCTCAGTTCCTGTACGAGGCGGGGATTGGCCAGCCCGGTGTCATCGCTGTGACCCAGCCCCGCAGGGTGGCAGCTGTCACCCTGGCTGCCAGGGTTGCTGAGGAGAAGAGGACAGAGCTGGGCAAGCTGGTAGGTTATCTACAGATTAATTCTGCAGATACATTTTGGtttggtgctgctctggggatggggcCCTGTCAGGCTGCAGTGGGTGGGGCAATAACCAGCCACAGGGGGGATAGTCTTAATTTCATAATTGGTTTTGGGTTCCACAATGTAACAAGGATGTAAAAGCTGTCAGGGAGTGCTCAAAGGAGCAGCATGAAGTTGGTGAGGGGTCAGGAGGGGCCACATGATAGGAGTGGCTGAGAGCACTTGGCCTGTTCAGCTGGAGAAGTGGAGAATTTGTCTGCAACTTCCTCCTGAGGGGCAGCTCCaatttctgctctctgtgaccagggacaggacctgagggagtagctggagctgtgtcaggagagGTGTTGGTTGAATATCAGGGAAAGATgtttcccccagagggtgctgggcactgcccaggctccccaggaaatgggcacagccctgaggctgccagagctccaggagagtttgggcaatgctccagggatgcccagggtgggattgttgggtgtctgtgcagggccaggagctgggctggatgatccctgtgggttccttccagctcaggatattctgtgattctataattaAATGAATGGACAAAAATTGCTCTTTACCTGTCCCATGACAGGGTGGGCATGGTCTGTCTCTGTGGCTTTGTACTTCTTGATCTGGCTTGTTCCATTTGCAAAAATACTGATCcatgaataaaacaaaaaaaatactgtgCTCTCTTCCATTGCTTCCTGTGTCAGAAATCACTGTCAGGGAGAGCAGAGTGCTGAATTAGTGCAGGTCAGGGGGACAAAAGCAGGGGAGAAGGTCTTCTCCTGTATAAAATCCTCGGAGAGCCTGGAATCATTTTGAGGagggaagcaaagggaaaaggaaaggggaaagggaggggaaggaaaggagaaaggaagaggaaaaggaaaggaaagggaaaaggaaagaaaaaccaaactgaaCTTGGGGGGCATTTACCATGAACTTCTAGTTAGGAAGAAGCCAACCACAAATGTTGGGAGTGTCATTTGTGTGGCCTACTACATTTGGAAGAGGAACCGCTCACAGCGGATAAACTGCTCTGCTTCCCGTGCACTCCTGCTTGGCTCAGTCCAGTGCAGTGACCAGGGGCTTtgtggccctgccctgtggcacgAGGGCAGTGTGAAATGCCAGTCAGTGTGCCCACGCTGCCCACGCTCCCTCGCCCAGGTTGGCTACACGGTGCGCTTCGACGACTGCTCGTGCGCGCAGACGCGGCTGCGGTTCCTGACGGACGGGATGCTGCTGCGCGAGGCCATCGGGGACCCCCTGCTGCACAAGTACAGCGTGGCCATCCTGGACGAGGCCCACGAGAGGACCATCCACACTGATGTGCTCTTCGGGGTGGTCAAAGCCGCTCAGAAGAAGCGAAAGGAGCGGGGGCTGCGGCCACTGAAAGTGTGTTCATCCAGGATGGCGGTGAAGGGCgggtggggctgggctctggctgctctgagcaTCTCCTGGGGCCTTCCAAAGGGTTTAGGATTTCAGCTTAGACCATTTTTCTGTTCCTAAAAAGTCACTTTAAATCTCAGTAGTTCAGGGTGTCTGACTTATGACGTGTAGACCTGATATGACACCTCTGAACAAGGTATCTGGTCACCACCGTGATCCCTTTTTTCCACCAAAGCCCCAGACAGAGTGCTGGGGAGGttttggcactgctgctgagatcactccagctgcaggagcactgccTGATGGGACATGCTCATTCCCAGGTAGGGCACTGCACATGGGATGGGTGGACGTGTCAGGAATTTGTGTGAAAGCACATTGGTCTGGCAGGAGGCTTTGCATGATCTCGTTCCACACACCAGCCCATTCTGTCACACCATTTTCTGCTTGTGTTAAAAAGCTGATGGCTTTAATGAGGGGAGATCACTCTCTTCTGTTCTGAGCATGGTTCTCAGGATCCAGAAGCTGACTTCTGGCTGGTCCTGACTCGTTGGTGTCCAGCTGGGTGGGAGATGCAGTGCTGACCCGTGCTGTGCTCTCCCTGAAGGTGATTGTCATGTCAGCCACCATGGATGTTGACCTGTTCTCCCAGTACTTCAGTGGAGCTCCTGTCATCTATCTGGAGGGCCGGCAGCATCCCATCGACATCTTCTACACCAAGGAGAGGCAGAGTGACtacctgcaggcagcactggtgTCCATCTTCCAGATCCACCAGGTATGAGGGTCTCTGCATGTTTGTGTCCCTCTGGGGCCAGGGGTTGGTGTTTTTTGCTGGGATGTTTGACTGCCAAACACCTGGGTTGTTGTGTTGTTTCATTAAACTGCATTTAGTGCTTTgaagttgctgctgctgttgggatTTGGGACCTGTATGTCCAGGCTGGAGCTGAAGGGACACTGCCAAGCAAAACTCTGTAATGTCAGCTCATGCCTAAAACCTGAATGTTCCCCTCACCTGAGTTCTCTGTACTTGAGTGCTTGCTGGCCCTCTCTGCCTGGCATGGACAGTTATTTGAGGACACAGCAATTCCTCCATCCTTTTAACACCTGATCTCTCAAAATGTGATTTACTCTTTGCCTCTGGTGAATCCATTGGGAATTCTGGCTGTTGCATCCTTGCACCACATGTGTGTCTCCTCTTTCTTCTTAGCTTGCTTCAGTGACTGCCAGAGCCACATCTCATTACCAATCTCAGTTCTCCTTTTCTACCCAAACCCTCCTaacttcctttttcctctggcTCCAGGAAGCCCCTGCATGCCAGGACATCCTGGTGTTCCTGACTGGTCAGGAAGAAATTGAAGCAATGACCAAAACCTGCCGAGACAttgcccagcacctccctgaGGGCTGCCCACGGATGACAGTGCTGCCCCTTTATGCTTCTCTGCCCCACTCCCAACAGCTCCGTGCCTTCAAACCCACCCCTGAGGTGAGGCAATAGGAGGGGTTTGGCTTCAATAGGTCTTTGGATGAAACATGTGGGCTTTAAGAGGCTAAAGCAGTCTGGACTGATAGTAATCAATAGTTTCTTGTGTTTGTGGGGTTCCAAGatgaagggaggaatgatgcatctgactccatgttctcggaaggttaatttattattttaagatactattttatattaaagaatattatactaaactatattaaagaatacagaaaggacacTTAGAAAAGGCTacaaagataataatgaaaatttgtgACTCCTTCCAGTCTCGACACAGCCTGACAGTGATTGATCATTAAGtcaaacaattcacatgaaaccaatgaaacaaccacctgttggtaaacaatgattaaacacattccaaagcagcaaaacacaggagaagcaaatgagataatattgttttcctttttctctgagccttcccagcttcccaggagaagaatcctgggcaaggggatttttccagaaaatatgacagtgacaataGTCTCTGTTGGCTTTAGGCTGAGTGGTTCCAGAGATATAATACACTGCAACTGTGATGGTTTTAAATAGATGCATTCAGTAAGTCATGTGGgatcataaaaaaaaaggattagAAGGCACAGGAATTTAACTTTCCTCCATTTCATAGGAATTTTTTGTCCATATCACAAAAAAAGCTACAACAGCTAATGGGGGAAGTACTGAGTAAGCTGAAAACCTGAGAATGTTTGTCAGGCCCATAAGGAAAGGAATTCATGCTGCCTCAGGCTCTTTTTTACCTACTCAACAGATAAATAAGAACACAAATGTTATGCCAGAAGTGAAACCAAAATTGTTGAAAGATGCATTGAGAACAGCTGTTCTGGTGGTGTGTTTTGTTGCAAATGCAGAAGAATGTTTTAGAAACTGAAGGTTACCTTAGTTTCTGAGAGCTGGCACAGCAAGCACAGTTTGTGCTCACAATGTGGGGCAGGGCTTGGCCCACACAGgccaaaagcagcagaatttctGTGTTGTAGCTGCTCTGAGGTGGCCTTGGCCTGGctttgattttttcctttctcccaggGCTGTCGCAAAGTGATCCTGTCCACCAACATCGCAGAGACCTCCATCACCATTGCTGGCATAAAATTCGTTGTGGACACAGGCATGGTCAAAGCCAAGAAGTACAGCCCTGGTGAGGAGTTCTGAGAAGGAACAGGGGCAAAATTGGGTTTGGCTTTGTAGAAGTTACTGGAGGCCCTTAGCCCCACTGAAAGAGGATTTCAAACACCCTCCATGCTGTTTAAATTAACGTCCCAGGTTTGGGGTGTGGGGTTTGGTGGTgtttttgtggagtttttttttgaGTATCAGCCATGAGGGGGTAAAAATCTGTTAAATGTGAATATTTTCTTCATGGATACAGCATGGGGTTGTTCACTTTGCTTCACCAAGTGAAGCACAGTGCTGAAGTTCACTGTGCTGAACCAAGTGAGCTCTGAGCCGGATTTGAATGGCAAACGCTGGGAATTTTTACTTCTAATCCTCAGTGTTTTCCAAAGCTGTGCCTTCCTCAGGCACTGACTGAGGTGGTGCTTTTCCATGCCCAGACACTGgcctggaggtgctggcagtgcagcaggtgtccaaggcccagGCTTGGCAGCGCAcgggcagagcaggcaggcagcagagcgGGGTCTGCTACCGGCTCTACACGGAGGAGGACTTTGAGAAGTTTGAGGAGATGACAACACCTGAGATACAGAGGTGAGGACAGAGCCATCACACTCCTTGCCACATCTTTTACAGCTGTGAGAAGAACTGAGCAGCAAAACTGATCTAGGGGCTGGTGGGGTGACTTGAGAAAAATTAGAATGTGTGGGGATCGAACAGAAAAACTGGGAAATGTTTGCTCAGTGGACAGTTGAGCACTGAGTCTCCAAACATATAAAGCAATAGTTCTGACTGTCCTCCAGATTTTGGACTTGCATCTTCTTGATTTAGGAAATCAGGCTTCACCAGCAGCATCAGACTTGTCTCTGTCAAGCTGCAGCACAGACCTGAGACTCTATCTCAGcttctatgaaaaaaataaaagaattatcTCAGTTGTTTTTTCTGCCTATGCAGGTGTAACCTGGCCAGTGTGGTgcttcagctcctggccctgaAAATTCCCAATGTGCTCACCTTTGACTTCATGTCCAAACCATCTCCTGGTAAGTGGCTACAAAGGCAGCCTTGGGGACAAAGAGCAGGAAGATCTTGGGCCATAAGGTGTCATAACAACACAACATGAAGGTGTGCCCTGACTGCCAAGGGAAGAGTAAATGGGGAAAGGTGCTTATTCTAGTAGATAGAGGAGGATAAACCACATTTTGGACCCTGATTTCTCTAAATGGAAAATACTGGTGCCTCTggccagggagggaggcagtgaTGGAACCAGCTGATCTTCACATCCCTCACTGGGAGGCAGGAGGCCTCACAGCCCAATGTCCCTGTTTTGGCAGATGCCATTCAAGCAGCAATTGATCAGCTGgacctgctgggagctgtgaccCAAAAGGAAGGTCAGGTTGTCCTGACCCCCTTGGGAAAGAAAATGGCAGCCTTTCCACTGGATCCAAAGTTCTCCAAGgtaaaagctgcagaaaaattaacatttttaatcTCCTGTACTCATCTCTGTACCATTGATATTTCTCTTTCAAACTTCTTAAACAAGGTGTGACGTTTGGGGTGTTTGCAGCTGGACTGGTATATTTGCTGTACATTATTGTACATAATTTACAGCCCTTTTGCTGGATTGCTTGTCATCTGTTGTTAAAATTCAGAGGagtttttaaaagataatttctttcctctggCACCTCTGAAGGTGAACAAGACATATTTGCTTGCAATTTTCAGGATTGTTCAGCAGGTCCATGAAATGTCTGTTGCTGTAGTTGGTTCAGtcactgtgtctgtgctggttATGCACTGGGCAGTCTCAGAGAGGAGCCTGGCAGGTGCTGTTACAGGTGCTTGGTGAGCCCATCAGAGGATTTACAGCCAATCCTAGGCCCAGATGTTTGAGATTGTCCTAAACAATGTTTGGTTGAGTTCCTGGACTGCCAGAGAGCAGAAGGATCTGCCCAGCTGAAGTGGATTTGGTCAACTAAAGATGAGTTTTGTTGTGTCTGTGCAGGCCATCCTCATGTCCCCTCAGTTCCACTGTGCAGAGGAGATCCTGACCATTGTGTCACTGTTGTCAGTGGACAGTGTCCTCCACAACCCCCCTGCCCAGAGGGATGAGGTGCAGGCTGTCAGGAAGAAGTTCATCTCCAGTGAGGGGGATCATCTCACCCTGCTCAACGTGTACAGGGCCTACAAGAGCATCAACGGGCACAAGGTGGGATGGTctgagctgccagtgctgtgtgaGCTGAGGAGGTTtgggcagagagcagagtgACCCCTGCATCCTCCATGGCTGGTGCCACAGGCATCCTCCAATCAGAGAGAAAAGGGGTCATCTTTTACAACTGGGGAATTGGAGGAAGTTCTGTA includes the following:
- the DHX33 gene encoding ATP-dependent RNA helicase DHX33 — its product is MAQDRQEPPAKRFKAAPPGTQPQSAAPPAHVQRRSLPISGARGPLLARLRRLDTAVLIGETGSGKTTQLPQFLYEAGIGQPGVIAVTQPRRVAAVTLAARVAEEKRTELGKLVGYTVRFDDCSCAQTRLRFLTDGMLLREAIGDPLLHKYSVAILDEAHERTIHTDVLFGVVKAAQKKRKERGLRPLKVIVMSATMDVDLFSQYFSGAPVIYLEGRQHPIDIFYTKERQSDYLQAALVSIFQIHQEAPACQDILVFLTGQEEIEAMTKTCRDIAQHLPEGCPRMTVLPLYASLPHSQQLRAFKPTPEGCRKVILSTNIAETSITIAGIKFVVDTGMVKAKKYSPDTGLEVLAVQQVSKAQAWQRTGRAGRQQSGVCYRLYTEEDFEKFEEMTTPEIQRCNLASVVLQLLALKIPNVLTFDFMSKPSPDAIQAAIDQLDLLGAVTQKEGQVVLTPLGKKMAAFPLDPKFSKAILMSPQFHCAEEILTIVSLLSVDSVLHNPPAQRDEVQAVRKKFISSEGDHLTLLNVYRAYKSINGHKGWCRENFINGRNMKLMAEVRAQLRDICVKLSLPLESCRGDAAAVRRCLAHSLFMNAAQLLPDGSYSTVGSQQAVAIHPSSVLFQCKPACVVFTGLLRTSRCYMRDLCPVDAEWLLEAAPEFFHRKLRTAKS